In Vicinamibacteria bacterium, the following proteins share a genomic window:
- a CDS encoding cytochrome C oxidase subunit IV family protein encodes MSDTSHANPYRVYWVTWGILLVITVSMLAAELLHLPRWFLIGFLVSFMMVKALMIGGNFMHLRYEKANLAVMVFTGIMVTSLILLAFITPESWNVMHQTLR; translated from the coding sequence ATGAGCGATACCAGCCATGCCAACCCCTACCGGGTCTACTGGGTGACCTGGGGGATACTGCTCGTCATCACCGTGTCCATGCTGGCCGCGGAGCTCCTCCACCTGCCCCGCTGGTTCCTGATCGGGTTCCTCGTCTCCTTCATGATGGTCAAGGCCCTCATGATCGGGGGGAATTTCATGCACCTCCGGTACGAGAAGGCCAATTTGGCGGTGATGGTCTTCACGGGCATCATGGTCACCTCCCTGATCCTTCTGGCCTTCATCACGCCCGAGAGCTGGAACGTGATGCACCAGACGCTGCGATGA
- the pssA gene encoding CDP-diacylglycerol--serine O-phosphatidyltransferase, whose amino-acid sequence MSAVPPDRLLQGPPRPRRFRRGASILPSLFTTGNLFLGFWAIIKTLDGRYGEAAPLIGVAIVLDMLDGRIARLTGTTSEFGGEFDSLADAISFGVAPALLAYRWALEPLPRVGWLAAFLFVVCGVLRLARFNVQRHAVDGRFFVGLPIPAAAGQIAAIVYFAPEAVGSRLHGSLVLTLVVILAFLMVSTLRYRSFKGLDLRQRRSYIIILPIAVVFVSIATHPGFSLLALASLYTVWGPTLYLLGALRRRHEPPAAVATGEAHSSP is encoded by the coding sequence ATGAGCGCGGTCCCGCCCGACCGACTCCTGCAGGGCCCGCCCCGGCCGCGCCGCTTTCGGCGCGGGGCCTCCATCCTGCCCAGCCTCTTCACGACCGGAAACCTCTTCCTTGGCTTCTGGGCCATCATCAAGACCCTGGACGGGCGGTACGGGGAGGCCGCGCCCCTGATCGGGGTGGCCATCGTGCTCGACATGCTGGACGGGCGCATTGCCCGCCTGACCGGGACCACCAGCGAGTTCGGGGGAGAATTCGACAGCCTGGCCGACGCCATCTCCTTCGGGGTGGCCCCCGCGCTCCTCGCGTACCGCTGGGCCTTGGAGCCCCTCCCCCGGGTGGGCTGGCTGGCCGCCTTTCTCTTCGTGGTCTGCGGCGTCCTGCGCCTGGCCCGCTTCAACGTCCAGCGACACGCCGTGGACGGCCGCTTTTTCGTGGGCCTGCCCATCCCGGCCGCAGCCGGACAGATCGCGGCCATCGTCTACTTTGCCCCCGAGGCGGTCGGCTCCCGCCTCCACGGCTCGCTGGTCCTGACCCTGGTCGTGATCCTGGCCTTCTTGATGGTGAGTACGCTGCGTTACCGCTCCTTCAAGGGCCTCGACCTCCGCCAGCGCCGAAGCTACATCATCATCCTCCCCATCGCGGTGGTGTTCGTGTCCATCGCCACCCATCCCGGGTTCTCGCTGCTGGCCTTGGCGAGCCTGTATACGGTGTGGGGCCCCACCCTGTACCTGCTGGGTGCGCTCCGGCGCCGGCACGAGCCGCCGGCGGCGGTGGCCACGGGCGAAGCCCACTCCTCGCCGTGA
- the rimI gene encoding ribosomal protein S18-alanine N-acetyltransferase, translated as MTLPPLFLERAREDDLDALLDLERRSFTHPWTAQHFREELAPPGTLLVLRGPAPSLAPGRGIAAYSAHRLVGEELSVLNLAVSAPHRRRGLARWLLSFALDTGSRRGARRAFLEVRRSNRAALALYQGLGFQVQSIRRGYYADPGEDALVLVHSLLPRGLPRGLGDDP; from the coding sequence TTGACCCTGCCTCCTCTCTTTTTGGAGCGGGCTCGCGAGGACGACCTCGACGCCCTCCTCGACCTGGAGCGCCGCTCCTTCACGCATCCCTGGACCGCGCAGCACTTCCGGGAGGAGCTCGCCCCGCCCGGGACCCTGCTCGTCCTGCGCGGGCCCGCCCCGTCCCTGGCGCCCGGGCGGGGGATCGCGGCCTACAGCGCCCATCGGCTGGTGGGGGAGGAGCTGAGCGTCCTCAACCTGGCGGTGTCGGCTCCCCACCGCCGGCGCGGCTTGGCCCGCTGGCTGCTATCCTTCGCGTTGGACACGGGCTCCCGTCGCGGTGCCCGGCGCGCCTTCCTGGAAGTGCGGCGCAGCAATAGGGCCGCTCTCGCCCTGTACCAGGGGCTGGGCTTCCAGGTCCAATCCATACGCCGCGGCTACTACGCGGACCCCGGGGAGGACGCCCTCGTCCTCGTGCACTCCCTGCTCCCCCGGGGGCTCCCACGGGGCCTCGGGGATGATCCTTGA
- a CDS encoding ATP-binding protein: MTAHEATGPPPPARPWPRRLPFLFLAAALLLGGIGRLHVRFQERAWDREVDLRLQARLERVQERTRRLVSELEVAADRVAALPDAVPALGGDRAGLARLFRALDALGEDRDERPALALHALPFATLAWTSRTADLRGLEAVAGIRRGVFVLAGSVTTTLVATAPVSGPGGQVLGLATAEIPVKVQRNIHNEYLSDFDRLAGGDPGIDIHYVDARDEGPRGFPPPPAGLPSREALLKGPSGLLGALRVTAQGREETSRALGLLYRRAISALACAAILFWTLAPPGGRPRLGWRLLLATTALRLVLLALGPPLPSPLSPLLSPDVYASTLLGPLLKSPLDLLATSLWVLVAAGLLLARALALAPASPSALRALISGLLALPLLGGVFAWVSDTSANCSLDLETISLFPASASHLVIQISLLFMLSAGLLLLTALFSLGGPWPPGRRARAGYLLVGAGLLFFALRAWPRDFVGLPLFPGTAMLLLTAALAWGRHLWEPPLRVASAGARAGLAVAAVGLLGLLLYPSLVHLAEKNTRLQIERDHAPLIRRQPQWREYVLAESQRRIDALNLLEDTPPGPSPAGVEELAFAVWSATDLATFSFSSAVEIQDSGGVVISRFALNLPTLSVAGPPRPLPPDDAWRVEDERMTLASAERHVRHARRRLSYHGAAHGAVHVYVAEDFWNLPFIPGRDPYSLLFRTGGRSAARDPSASLLVYDGQGRVAFSSADRPPALHPELAARVGQNPTGLWVTLPLDGQPHHTFLFSDGQATYGLAFPQLAAGRYAADLVEACAGLTLLALLVLLLLIFVRSLARRPTLSLSSVRETIRGRFALRLFLAFIAVSIVPVTVLEVVVRRFLVERLHRESEDQALERAAVAKKAVEDFAFFQRGEAPGKEPVTDAALVWVSSLIRNDLDVFGRGRLLASSKRELYASGLLPPRVSGSVFRALILDQMPSVVGTERIGSFSTLVVSVPVHLDDLEPGVLSIPLALGQKEVQTTLEELDRTIRLASVAFLVLAAALAQSMARRISGPIRDLTRATRLVAAGDLETRVTTSSRDELHELVESFNQMARDLDRQRRDLERSNRLAAWAEMARQVAHDVKNPLTPIQLSAEHLRRVFHDPGVDFAATLAACTDTILKQVRTLRGIVTEFSAFARPPAPRLEPQDLAALARDAVDPYLAGLPPGVRLTLDVAPSLLPVRLDRRLVERALLNLVENALQAVGERGTITVHVRPGPGRVEIEVEDSGPGLEPEARDRIFEPSFSTKTSGSGLGLALVKKIAEDHGGGVSLTSAPGTPTRAILWLPMEGAP, from the coding sequence GTGACCGCGCACGAGGCGACCGGGCCGCCGCCCCCCGCCCGGCCCTGGCCGCGGCGGCTCCCCTTCCTCTTCCTGGCCGCGGCTCTCCTCTTGGGTGGGATCGGCCGCCTGCACGTCCGCTTCCAGGAGCGGGCCTGGGACCGCGAGGTCGACCTCCGGCTCCAGGCCCGCCTGGAGAGGGTGCAAGAGCGCACGCGGCGGCTGGTCTCGGAGCTGGAGGTTGCGGCCGACCGCGTGGCCGCCCTGCCCGACGCCGTCCCCGCCCTGGGCGGGGACCGGGCCGGCCTGGCTCGGCTCTTCCGGGCCCTGGACGCCCTCGGCGAAGACCGCGACGAGCGGCCCGCGCTCGCCCTTCACGCCCTGCCCTTCGCTACCCTCGCCTGGACCAGCCGTACCGCCGACCTACGCGGCTTGGAGGCCGTGGCCGGCATCCGGCGTGGGGTGTTCGTCCTCGCCGGGAGCGTGACCACCACCCTGGTTGCCACCGCCCCCGTCTCGGGCCCGGGTGGGCAGGTCCTTGGCCTCGCCACCGCCGAGATCCCCGTCAAGGTGCAGCGGAACATTCACAACGAGTACCTGAGCGACTTCGACCGCCTGGCGGGCGGTGATCCCGGTATCGACATCCACTACGTGGATGCGCGGGACGAGGGCCCGCGGGGCTTTCCTCCCCCCCCGGCCGGCCTTCCCTCCCGAGAGGCGCTGCTCAAGGGCCCCTCGGGGCTGCTCGGAGCCCTACGCGTCACGGCCCAGGGCCGGGAGGAGACCAGCCGCGCCTTGGGCCTGCTCTACCGGCGTGCGATCTCGGCTCTGGCCTGCGCGGCGATCCTCTTCTGGACGCTGGCCCCCCCGGGGGGACGACCGCGCCTCGGGTGGCGCCTCCTGCTCGCGACCACGGCCTTGCGGCTGGTCCTGCTCGCCTTGGGCCCGCCCTTGCCCTCCCCCTTGTCCCCCCTCCTCTCCCCAGACGTGTACGCTTCGACCCTCCTCGGCCCCCTCCTGAAGAGCCCGCTCGACCTCCTCGCGACCTCTCTCTGGGTGCTGGTGGCGGCGGGGCTTCTACTCGCGCGGGCGCTCGCGCTCGCGCCGGCCTCTCCCTCGGCCCTGCGGGCCCTCATCAGCGGGCTTCTCGCCCTGCCCCTCCTCGGCGGGGTGTTCGCCTGGGTCTCCGACACCTCCGCCAACTGCTCGTTGGACCTCGAGACCATCTCCCTCTTTCCCGCCAGCGCCTCCCACCTCGTGATCCAGATCTCCCTTCTCTTTATGCTCAGCGCCGGCCTCCTCCTCCTGACCGCGCTGTTCAGCCTCGGCGGTCCCTGGCCTCCCGGCCGGCGAGCGCGGGCGGGCTACCTCCTGGTGGGGGCCGGGCTCCTCTTCTTCGCGCTTCGGGCGTGGCCGCGGGACTTCGTGGGCCTTCCCCTCTTTCCGGGAACGGCGATGTTGCTGCTCACCGCCGCCCTCGCTTGGGGGCGGCATCTCTGGGAGCCCCCGCTCCGGGTCGCCTCCGCGGGAGCGCGGGCCGGGCTGGCGGTGGCCGCGGTCGGGCTCCTCGGCCTTTTGCTCTATCCCAGCCTCGTACACTTGGCGGAGAAGAACACCCGGCTACAAATCGAGCGCGACCATGCGCCCCTCATCCGGCGGCAGCCCCAATGGCGGGAGTACGTGCTCGCGGAGAGCCAGCGGCGCATCGACGCTCTGAACCTGCTGGAGGACACCCCGCCCGGGCCCAGCCCCGCCGGCGTCGAGGAGCTCGCCTTCGCGGTCTGGTCGGCCACGGACCTCGCCACCTTCTCCTTCTCCTCGGCGGTGGAGATCCAGGACAGCGGGGGGGTGGTGATCAGCCGCTTCGCGCTCAACCTGCCCACCCTTTCCGTGGCAGGCCCTCCGCGGCCCCTCCCCCCCGACGATGCCTGGCGGGTCGAGGACGAGCGCATGACCCTGGCCAGCGCGGAGCGGCACGTGCGGCACGCACGGCGACGGCTCTCCTATCACGGTGCGGCCCACGGGGCGGTCCACGTGTACGTGGCGGAGGACTTCTGGAACCTTCCCTTCATTCCCGGGCGCGACCCCTATTCGCTCCTCTTCCGGACGGGGGGGCGAAGCGCGGCCCGCGACCCATCGGCGAGCCTCCTCGTCTACGATGGCCAGGGCCGCGTCGCCTTCAGCTCCGCCGACCGGCCACCCGCCCTGCACCCGGAGCTCGCGGCGCGCGTGGGGCAGAACCCGACCGGGCTCTGGGTCACGTTGCCGCTGGACGGCCAACCCCACCACACCTTTCTGTTCTCGGACGGACAGGCTACCTATGGCCTCGCCTTCCCGCAGCTGGCCGCCGGGCGCTACGCCGCCGATCTCGTGGAGGCCTGCGCGGGCCTCACCCTCCTCGCCCTCCTCGTCCTCCTGCTCCTGATCTTCGTCCGGAGCCTGGCCCGGAGGCCGACCCTCTCGCTGTCCTCGGTGCGGGAGACCATCCGGGGTCGTTTCGCGCTCCGCCTCTTTCTCGCCTTCATCGCGGTGTCCATCGTCCCCGTGACCGTGCTGGAGGTGGTGGTGCGGCGCTTCCTGGTCGAACGCCTGCATCGGGAATCCGAGGACCAGGCCCTGGAGCGAGCCGCGGTGGCCAAGAAGGCGGTGGAGGACTTCGCGTTCTTCCAGCGCGGCGAGGCCCCCGGCAAGGAGCCCGTGACCGACGCCGCCCTCGTCTGGGTATCGAGCCTCATCCGCAACGACCTCGACGTCTTCGGCCGGGGGCGCCTCCTGGCCTCCAGCAAGCGCGAGCTCTATGCCTCGGGCCTTCTCCCGCCCCGCGTCTCGGGCTCGGTGTTCCGGGCCTTGATCCTGGACCAGATGCCTTCCGTCGTGGGCACGGAGAGGATCGGCAGTTTCTCCACCCTGGTGGTCTCGGTGCCGGTGCACCTCGACGATCTCGAGCCCGGCGTCCTCTCCATTCCCCTGGCCCTGGGTCAGAAGGAGGTGCAGACCACGCTCGAGGAGTTGGACCGGACCATTCGCCTGGCTTCGGTCGCGTTCCTGGTCCTGGCCGCGGCCCTCGCCCAGTCGATGGCCCGGCGGATCTCGGGGCCGATCCGCGACCTCACCCGGGCCACCCGGCTCGTGGCCGCGGGGGACCTGGAGACGAGGGTGACCACGAGCAGCCGCGACGAGCTGCATGAGCTGGTGGAATCCTTCAACCAGATGGCGCGGGACCTGGACCGGCAGCGCCGAGACCTGGAGCGCAGCAACCGCCTGGCCGCATGGGCGGAGATGGCCCGCCAGGTCGCCCACGACGTCAAGAACCCCCTCACCCCCATCCAGCTCTCGGCCGAACACCTGCGGCGGGTCTTCCATGACCCCGGCGTGGACTTCGCGGCCACCCTGGCCGCATGCACGGACACCATCCTGAAGCAGGTGCGAACCCTGCGCGGAATCGTGACCGAGTTTTCCGCCTTCGCCCGCCCTCCCGCCCCCCGCTTGGAGCCCCAGGATCTGGCCGCCCTGGCCCGGGACGCGGTCGATCCCTACCTGGCCGGCCTGCCCCCGGGGGTTCGCCTCACCTTAGACGTCGCCCCCTCACTCCTCCCCGTCCGCCTGGACCGCCGGCTGGTGGAGCGGGCCCTCCTCAACCTGGTCGAGAACGCCCTCCAGGCGGTGGGCGAGAGGGGGACGATCACCGTCCACGTGCGTCCGGGGCCCGGCCGGGTGGAGATAGAGGTGGAGGATTCCGGCCCCGGGCTGGAGCCGGAGGCTCGAGACCGGATCTTCGAGCCCTCCTTCTCGACCAAGACCAGCGGCAGCGGCCTCGGCCTCGCCCTCGTCAAGAAGATCGCCGAGGACCACGGAGGGGGCGTCTCCCTCACGAGCGCGCCCGGCACGCCCACCCGCGCCATCCTGTGGCTTCCCATGGAGGGCGCTCCCTGA
- the mutS gene encoding DNA mismatch repair protein MutS has translation MLQYHRLKAEHPDALLFFRMGDFYEMFFEDAVVAAKTLEIALTSRSKDKEGAPVPMCGVPYHAASTYIARLVKRGFRVALCEQMEDARLAKGVVKREVVRVITPATQLEASALEARETSFVLALDPGPATLGAAWLEPTTGEFFVAEWEAPGYWERLRDEIGATRPREILVPRGVTLPSWLTDPVQPEASIPRAEMEERAFDPGAARRQLLAQFGVLTLEAFGCEGRPRATAAAGAALRYVQETQKRDLTHVTGLVTRGPSEVLVIDGLTRRNLEIVENLADGGRQGTLLEVLDQTGTAMGSRLLREWILRPLLEVERIQDRLDAVEEMAFRTLERGRLREALGGVQDLDRILGRVALGTAGPRDLIALAASLRALPAAQEALGECQAPLSRRLAKEVDPPLEVAADIEATLVDAPPASLADGGVVRDGVDPELDELRGISRGGRTTIAGIEERERIRTGIGSLKVRFNRVFGYYLEVSKPNLGLVPSDYIRKQTIAGGERFITPELKEYEDKVLRADERIQAREEELFEALRGRVAAAGRGLQATSRAAAGLDVLAALAEAACRYDYVKPRVSRGDELTYADGRHPVMERVLPEPFVANDLAQGEGSPRLFILTGPNMGGKSTFLRQTALIALMAQMGSFVPAREAKVGVLDRIFTRVGATDQILRGQSTFMVEMQETAHILRHATPRSLILLDEIGRGTATFDGLSIAWAVAEHIAEKAGAKTLFATHYHELTDLAADRPGVGNLHVSAREWRDSVIFLRKIEPGGSDRSFGIHVARLAGLPAPVVVRAQEILANLERTEFDREGRPRLAHAEGGATATGRQLALFSGQDESVLDELRRADPDLLTPLQALALLAELKKRLGG, from the coding sequence ATGCTGCAGTACCACCGCCTCAAGGCGGAACATCCCGACGCCTTGCTCTTCTTCCGCATGGGGGACTTCTACGAGATGTTCTTCGAGGATGCGGTGGTGGCGGCCAAGACCCTCGAGATCGCCCTCACCTCCCGCTCCAAGGACAAGGAGGGAGCACCGGTGCCCATGTGCGGCGTTCCCTACCATGCGGCCTCGACCTACATCGCCCGTCTGGTCAAGAGGGGCTTCCGGGTCGCCCTCTGCGAGCAGATGGAGGATGCCCGGCTGGCCAAGGGCGTGGTCAAGCGGGAGGTGGTGCGCGTGATCACCCCCGCCACGCAGCTGGAGGCCTCCGCCCTGGAGGCGCGCGAGACCTCCTTCGTGCTCGCCCTCGATCCCGGGCCCGCCACCCTGGGGGCCGCCTGGCTCGAGCCCACCACGGGCGAGTTCTTCGTTGCGGAGTGGGAGGCGCCGGGCTACTGGGAGCGTCTCCGGGATGAGATCGGAGCCACCCGGCCCCGCGAAATCCTGGTGCCGCGGGGCGTGACCCTCCCCTCCTGGCTCACGGACCCGGTCCAGCCCGAGGCCTCAATCCCGCGCGCGGAGATGGAGGAGCGCGCCTTCGATCCCGGGGCTGCCCGGCGCCAGCTCCTCGCCCAATTTGGGGTCCTGACCCTGGAGGCCTTTGGTTGCGAGGGCCGGCCCCGCGCCACCGCGGCTGCGGGGGCTGCCCTCCGCTACGTCCAGGAGACCCAGAAGCGGGACCTCACCCACGTGACGGGTCTCGTCACCCGGGGGCCCTCGGAGGTGCTGGTCATCGACGGCCTCACCCGCCGCAACCTGGAGATCGTAGAGAACCTCGCGGACGGGGGCCGCCAGGGCACCCTCCTGGAGGTCCTGGACCAGACGGGCACCGCCATGGGCTCCCGCCTCCTGCGGGAGTGGATCCTCCGCCCCTTGCTGGAGGTGGAGCGGATCCAAGACCGGCTGGACGCGGTGGAGGAAATGGCGTTCCGCACCCTGGAACGCGGCCGTCTGCGCGAGGCCTTGGGTGGGGTCCAGGACCTGGATCGCATCCTCGGCCGCGTGGCCCTGGGGACGGCCGGGCCGCGCGATCTGATCGCGTTGGCCGCATCCCTGCGCGCGCTCCCCGCCGCGCAGGAGGCCCTGGGGGAATGCCAGGCCCCCCTCTCCCGCCGCCTGGCCAAGGAGGTGGACCCTCCCCTGGAGGTCGCGGCCGACATCGAGGCCACGCTCGTGGACGCTCCGCCCGCCTCGCTCGCGGACGGCGGCGTGGTGCGCGACGGGGTGGACCCCGAGCTGGATGAGCTGCGAGGGATCAGCCGCGGGGGGCGCACCACCATCGCCGGAATCGAGGAGCGGGAGCGGATCCGGACCGGGATCGGCTCCCTGAAAGTGCGCTTCAACCGTGTCTTCGGCTACTACCTCGAGGTCAGCAAGCCCAACCTCGGCCTCGTACCCTCGGACTACATCCGCAAGCAGACCATCGCCGGCGGCGAACGCTTCATTACCCCGGAGCTTAAGGAATACGAGGACAAGGTCCTCCGCGCCGACGAGCGGATCCAAGCGCGCGAAGAGGAGCTCTTCGAGGCCCTGCGCGGCCGGGTGGCGGCGGCCGGGCGCGGCCTTCAGGCCACGTCGCGGGCCGCGGCCGGCCTGGACGTCCTGGCCGCCCTCGCGGAGGCGGCCTGCCGCTACGACTACGTGAAGCCCAGGGTCTCGCGGGGGGACGAGCTGACCTACGCGGACGGCCGCCACCCGGTGATGGAACGGGTCCTCCCCGAGCCGTTCGTGGCCAACGACCTCGCTCAGGGGGAGGGCAGCCCCCGTCTCTTCATTCTCACCGGCCCCAACATGGGCGGAAAGTCCACCTTCCTCCGCCAGACCGCTCTCATCGCCCTCATGGCCCAGATGGGCAGCTTCGTTCCCGCCCGCGAGGCCAAGGTGGGAGTGCTGGACCGCATCTTCACGCGGGTGGGGGCCACCGACCAGATCCTGCGCGGACAATCCACCTTCATGGTGGAAATGCAGGAGACGGCCCACATCCTCCGGCATGCCACTCCCCGCAGCCTGATCCTGCTCGACGAGATTGGCCGGGGCACGGCCACCTTCGACGGCCTCTCCATCGCCTGGGCGGTAGCCGAGCACATCGCGGAGAAGGCGGGGGCCAAGACCCTCTTCGCCACCCACTACCACGAGCTGACCGATCTCGCGGCCGACCGCCCCGGGGTTGGCAACCTCCACGTCTCCGCCCGCGAGTGGCGCGACAGCGTAATCTTCCTCCGCAAGATCGAGCCCGGCGGCTCCGACCGGTCCTTCGGGATCCATGTGGCGAGGCTGGCCGGCCTCCCCGCCCCCGTGGTGGTTCGGGCCCAGGAGATCCTGGCCAACCTGGAGCGGACGGAATTCGACCGCGAGGGCCGGCCCCGCCTCGCCCACGCGGAGGGGGGAGCGACGGCCACGGGGCGCCAGCTCGCCCTCTTCTCCGGGCAGGATGAGTCGGTCCTCGACGAACTCCGCCGGGCGGACCCCGACCTGCTGACCCCCCTCCAGGCCCTGGCCCTACTGGCCGAGTTGAAGAAGCGCCTGGGCGGGTGA
- a CDS encoding phosphatidylserine decarboxylase family protein, which yields MAIARDGWPFILIPLLVSAVLFGLRFPGPGTALAALGLFTAFFFRDPERQVPQDPRLVLSPADGKVVVLAEAPPGHPLGPGAWQLSIFLSIFDVHVNRAPVGGRIVEVDYHKGEFLPAFDDKASLRNEQNAVTIQERQTRVIFKQIAGLIARRIVFEKRVDDLVTPGERVGLIRFGSRVDVFLPREFKARVKVGERVRGGTSILAERSAP from the coding sequence ATGGCGATCGCCCGCGACGGATGGCCCTTCATCCTGATCCCCCTCCTGGTGAGCGCCGTCCTGTTCGGATTGCGGTTCCCCGGGCCGGGGACGGCGCTCGCCGCCCTCGGCCTCTTCACCGCCTTCTTCTTCCGCGACCCCGAGCGTCAGGTGCCGCAGGACCCGCGGCTCGTGCTCTCTCCGGCCGACGGCAAGGTGGTCGTCCTGGCGGAGGCGCCCCCCGGCCACCCCTTGGGCCCCGGGGCCTGGCAGCTCTCGATCTTCCTCTCCATCTTCGACGTCCACGTGAACCGGGCCCCGGTGGGAGGCCGGATCGTGGAGGTGGACTATCACAAAGGCGAGTTCCTGCCCGCCTTCGACGACAAGGCTTCCCTGCGCAACGAGCAGAATGCGGTCACCATCCAGGAGAGGCAGACGCGCGTGATCTTCAAGCAGATCGCCGGCCTCATCGCCCGGCGGATCGTGTTCGAGAAGCGCGTGGACGACCTCGTGACCCCCGGCGAGCGGGTGGGGCTCATCCGCTTCGGCAGCCGGGTGGACGTGTTTCTGCCCCGCGAGTTCAAGGCTCGGGTCAAGGTGGGAGAGAGGGTGCGGGGGGGCACCTCCATCCTCGCCGAGCGGTCCGCCCCATGA
- the tsaB gene encoding tRNA (adenosine(37)-N6)-threonylcarbamoyltransferase complex dimerization subunit type 1 TsaB, translating to MRILAVDTSTPWGSVALREGTKTRGEVRLQGGEGHSRWLLPAIDSLLGGLGLAASDVEAYAVATGPGSFTGLRVGISTIQGLALASPRPCLGLSTLDALAALVTEGVDPRLAMMDAGRGEVYAALYEASGPLRGERRVGAVEAFLDEIKGEVIFVGDGAELHRAQIQAALPGARFAPGPWFVAAALGRLAEPRLAAGEGQGPEALRPLYLRQAQIRKASP from the coding sequence TTGCGCATCCTGGCCGTTGACACCAGCACCCCCTGGGGGAGCGTGGCGCTCCGCGAGGGGACAAAGACCCGGGGCGAGGTCCGCCTCCAGGGGGGCGAGGGCCACTCCCGGTGGCTCTTGCCCGCCATCGATTCCTTGCTCGGCGGGCTCGGCCTCGCGGCCTCCGATGTGGAGGCTTACGCCGTGGCCACCGGCCCCGGCTCTTTTACCGGACTCAGGGTGGGCATCAGCACGATCCAGGGCCTGGCCTTGGCCTCCCCTCGGCCCTGCCTCGGTCTTTCCACCCTCGATGCCCTCGCCGCGCTCGTCACGGAGGGTGTCGACCCCCGCCTGGCGATGATGGACGCGGGGCGGGGCGAGGTCTACGCCGCCCTCTACGAAGCCAGCGGCCCCCTCCGGGGGGAGCGGCGGGTGGGGGCGGTGGAAGCGTTCCTGGACGAAATCAAAGGCGAGGTCATCTTCGTGGGCGACGGCGCCGAGCTTCACCGCGCGCAGATCCAGGCCGCCCTGCCGGGGGCCCGCTTCGCCCCCGGCCCCTGGTTCGTGGCCGCCGCGCTGGGACGGCTGGCCGAGCCCCGTCTGGCCGCGGGCGAGGGGCAGGGCCCGGAAGCGCTGCGGCCCCTCTACCTGCGCCAGGCGCAGATCCGGAAGGCATCGCCTTGA
- a CDS encoding YdcH family protein gives MSQDPVRDDLLRHNEEYRRLDEQHHEYETRLNTLTQKAVLTDEEQVEEITIKKKKLQVKDRMQAIARQVREGAVHP, from the coding sequence ATGTCCCAGGACCCGGTCAGGGACGATCTCCTCAGGCACAACGAGGAGTACCGCCGTCTGGACGAGCAGCACCATGAGTACGAGACCCGCCTGAACACCTTGACACAGAAGGCGGTCTTGACCGACGAAGAGCAGGTCGAAGAGATAACCATCAAGAAGAAGAAGCTGCAAGTGAAGGACCGGATGCAGGCCATTGCCCGTCAGGTCCGAGAAGGAGCCGTTCACCCCTAG
- a CDS encoding NUDIX hydrolase — MTRAAVSHPSIGVGGVLIHEGRVLLIRRGKEPLRGRWVVPGGTVEVGETLETALVREMEEETGIRVRPSDLLTVFDRIQREGSRVLYHYVIVDYLCDYLSGAPRAGSDAEAVALVSPEELPAYDLPPKALEVVQDAFKRRSGSP; from the coding sequence GTGACGAGGGCGGCGGTCTCCCACCCCTCGATTGGCGTGGGGGGTGTGCTCATCCATGAGGGTCGGGTGCTCCTCATACGCCGGGGCAAGGAGCCCTTGCGCGGCCGCTGGGTGGTGCCGGGGGGGACGGTCGAGGTGGGGGAGACGCTGGAGACGGCCCTGGTACGCGAGATGGAGGAGGAGACGGGGATTCGGGTGAGGCCGTCAGACCTGCTCACCGTCTTCGACCGCATCCAGCGCGAGGGCAGCCGGGTGCTTTATCACTACGTGATCGTGGACTACCTCTGCGACTACCTGTCGGGGGCGCCCCGCGCGGGCTCGGACGCGGAGGCCGTGGCCCTGGTGAGCCCCGAGGAGCTCCCCGCCTACGACTTGCCCCCGAAGGCCTTGGAGGTCGTCCAGGACGCGTTCAAGAGGCGGTCCGGGTCCCCCTGA
- a CDS encoding DUF420 domain-containing protein → MSVADLPALNATLNATSAVLLATGYGFIRTGRRSAHRNCMLAAVVSSSLFLVSYLVYHARVGSVPFGGRGILRAAYFAILLSHTLLAVAIVPLVLVTLVRALRERFDAHRRVARVTLPLWGYVSVTGVVIYWMLYRL, encoded by the coding sequence ATGAGCGTGGCCGACCTTCCCGCCCTTAACGCCACCTTGAACGCGACGAGCGCGGTTCTTCTGGCCACCGGCTACGGCTTCATCCGCACCGGCCGCCGCTCCGCCCACCGCAATTGCATGCTGGCCGCCGTCGTGAGTTCCAGCCTCTTCCTCGTGTCCTACCTCGTCTACCACGCCCGCGTGGGCTCGGTGCCCTTCGGGGGCCGCGGGATCCTGCGCGCCGCCTACTTCGCCATCCTGCTCAGCCACACCCTCCTTGCCGTGGCCATCGTGCCCCTCGTGCTCGTGACCCTGGTGCGGGCCCTCCGCGAGCGCTTCGACGCCCACCGCCGGGTCGCTCGCGTGACCCTCCCCCTCTGGGGCTACGTCTCGGTTACCGGGGTTGTGATCTACTGGATGCTCTACCGTCTCTGA